Below is a window of Undibacterium sp. YM2 DNA.
GACTTCATAGATGGAAGCAGTCAGCTTGGCCTTGTTGATACCTGCCCCCATGGTGGCATTACCCTGGGGGTCGAGATCAACCAGTAAGACGCGTTGATCGAGTTTCGCCAGGCCTGCGGCGAGATTGACGGTAGTTGTGGTTTTGCCCACGCCACCTTTTTGATTTGCTACACAAAAGATTTTTGCCATAGAGGTTTCCGTGTGATCAGGCCTGGGTTTTCTTGATAAAGACGAGGTGACGTTCTGCCTGCAAGCCAGGCACCGTCAAGGCTTGCAACTTATCCACATGCCAGCCAGCGGGCAGGCTGTCTATTTCCTGCTTCGGTTCCACGCCTTTCATGGCGATGAACTGGCCACCTTCGGCCAGCAGATGACCAGACCAATTGACGAAATTGGCCAGCTCAGAAAATGCGCGTGAAGTGATGACGTCAAATGCTTCCTTTACCTGCAGGGCTTCTACCCTGCCGGTATGGACGGTGACATTCTTCAAACCCAGCTCGGTCTTGGCCTGGGTCAAAAAGGCAGTCTTTTTACTGACCGTATCTATCATGGACACTTTGGCCTGTGGATAAGTAATGGCCAGCATCATACCGGGCAAACCGCCACCGGCACCCACATCCAGTATATTTTTTGCATCCTTGAATGCCGGGGCGGCAGACAGCGAATCCAGCAAATGCTGCCTGACCATTTCTTTTGGGTCACGGATAGCCGTCAGGTTATAAACAGAGTTCCATTTTGACAATAATGACAAATAAGCAATCATGTTATCAATTTGATCATTATTTAAATCCAGTGCCAACTCCTCAACACCGCTCTGTAACATCGATCTTAACTGTGCTTGTTCCACGTGAATCATACGGCGCTGCCCTCGATTAACTTCTTGTTTTTCATTTCAGTTTTATTCTTCGTTTTAATTTCTTGTGCTTGCAGGCATGCTCATACCAAAGCGGTTGTAAAAACACGCCTGCAATCTGATGTTCCACGTGAATCAATCTGCCGGGGTTTCAGTAAGCGTCTCAGCCACTGCATCTGCATTCGCCATGAACTCTTTAAAACCGCGCTTCTTCAGATGCACCAAAAGCAGAGAAATCGCTGCAGGCGTCACGCCGGAAATACGACCACACTGACCCAGGCTTTCAGGCTGATGCTTGTTCAGCTTTTGCCTGACTTCAATCGAAAGCCCATTGACTTCCATATAGTCAAAACCAACCGGCATTTTGAGATTTTCAAAATGCGCATGGCGCTCAACCTCCTTCGCTTGCCTGTCGATATAACCGGCATACTTGACCTGTATCTCAACCTGCTCGCGCACATGGGGATCAAGCACACCTGGCCCGGCCAGTTCCTGGCCTTCCACACCTTGCAAACTCATAAGGCTTTCATAAGTCACTTGTGGGCGACGCAATAAATCAGCCAGGGAATACTCGCGCTCCAAAGCCTTGCCAACGACACGCTCAGCTTCCACATCTGCGAGAATGCGCGGGTTGACCCAGGTCGAGCGCAGTCTTTCCATTTCACGTGAAACACTTTCACGCTTTTCTTCAAACTGCTGCCACTGCGCATCGCTGACGCAACCAAGCTGACGACCTATCTCGGTCAGGCGCATATCGGCATTATC
It encodes the following:
- the rsmG gene encoding 16S rRNA (guanine(527)-N(7))-methyltransferase RsmG, with the protein product MLQSGVEELALDLNNDQIDNMIAYLSLLSKWNSVYNLTAIRDPKEMVRQHLLDSLSAAPAFKDAKNILDVGAGGGLPGMMLAITYPQAKVSMIDTVSKKTAFLTQAKTELGLKNVTVHTGRVEALQVKEAFDVITSRAFSELANFVNWSGHLLAEGGQFIAMKGVEPKQEIDSLPAGWHVDKLQALTVPGLQAERHLVFIKKTQA